Proteins co-encoded in one Candidatus Schekmanbacteria bacterium genomic window:
- a CDS encoding IS1182 family transposase, with protein MKTYRPYEPDQLLLIPPSLREWLPEDHLVYFISDIVDGLKLSAIEEVYEKEERGYPPYHPGMMTKVIFYAYCVGVYSSRRIARKLQEDVAFRIVGAGNFPDFRTISDFRKRHLEALKGLFVQVVEICRRAGLVQLGHISLDGTKIKANASKHKAMSYGRMKKETERLKQEIEDILRQAEEVDRAEDEEYGRDKRGDELPEELARRESRLKKIEEAMKALEEEARQNFQEEDAEDAGKKRGKKPAHIGVPKESAQRNFTDSESKIMINGDKAFIQGYNAQAAVDASSQVIVAADVSNKSVDKKHVKPMVEKIVEVMDALPEEVSADAGYFSGENVEWLREQKVEAFISPDKQKHNDKVEPAPRGRIPEDLSVIDRMRRKLRTKHGRGKYKLRKQTVEPVFGQIKEARGFRQFLMRGLEKVKGEWSLICTAHNILKLYRAGFTTCERF; from the coding sequence ATGAAAACATATAGACCATACGAACCAGATCAACTTTTATTGATACCGCCATCATTGAGGGAATGGTTGCCGGAGGATCACCTTGTCTACTTTATCTCTGACATAGTAGACGGACTAAAACTAAGCGCCATAGAGGAGGTGTATGAAAAAGAAGAGCGCGGCTATCCTCCATACCATCCGGGGATGATGACGAAAGTTATTTTTTATGCATATTGTGTAGGAGTGTATTCGTCGAGGCGAATAGCGAGGAAGCTTCAGGAAGACGTAGCATTTCGGATAGTTGGAGCCGGGAATTTCCCGGACTTCAGGACGATCAGCGATTTCAGGAAGCGGCATCTTGAAGCATTGAAAGGATTGTTTGTACAGGTAGTTGAAATATGTCGGAGGGCAGGACTTGTACAGCTTGGGCATATCTCACTGGATGGGACAAAGATAAAGGCCAACGCATCGAAGCATAAGGCAATGAGCTACGGAAGGATGAAGAAAGAAACGGAAAGGCTTAAGCAGGAAATAGAAGACATACTGAGGCAGGCAGAAGAAGTGGACAGGGCAGAAGACGAAGAATATGGGAGAGACAAACGTGGGGACGAACTTCCCGAGGAGCTTGCCAGGAGGGAAAGCCGTTTAAAGAAAATAGAAGAAGCGATGAAGGCGTTGGAGGAAGAAGCAAGACAGAACTTTCAAGAAGAGGATGCAGAAGACGCCGGTAAAAAGCGTGGCAAGAAGCCTGCACATATAGGTGTTCCTAAAGAAAGCGCACAGAGGAATTTCACGGACTCCGAATCGAAGATAATGATTAATGGGGATAAGGCATTCATACAAGGTTATAACGCTCAGGCAGCAGTGGATGCGTCATCACAGGTAATAGTGGCAGCGGATGTATCAAACAAATCGGTAGACAAAAAGCATGTAAAACCAATGGTAGAGAAGATAGTAGAAGTAATGGATGCATTACCGGAAGAAGTATCAGCAGATGCAGGGTATTTTAGCGGAGAGAATGTTGAATGGTTAAGGGAGCAGAAAGTTGAAGCCTTCATATCACCTGACAAACAAAAGCATAATGACAAAGTAGAGCCGGCCCCACGAGGGCGAATACCGGAAGATCTGTCAGTTATAGACAGGATGAGGAGAAAACTGAGGACCAAACATGGACGAGGAAAATACAAACTAAGGAAGCAGACAGTTGAACCTGTATTTGGGCAAATAAAAGAGGCCAGAGGGTTTCGACAATTTCTGATGCGAGGGCTTGAGAAAGTGAAAGGCGAATGGTCTCTGATATGTACAGCCCATAACATCCTGAAACTTTACAGAGCAGGATTTACTACCTGTGAAAGGTTTTAA